One part of the Sciurus carolinensis chromosome 4, mSciCar1.2, whole genome shotgun sequence genome encodes these proteins:
- the LOC124982238 gene encoding sperm-associated antigen 11A-like gives MRVLSLFAVFFCLVHMNSGDIPPGIRNTICLLQHGKCRLFFCHSGERKGEICSDPWNRCCISTVKEEDKGKMVDLELKMLKNLNLPKD, from the exons ATGAgggttctctctctttttgctgttttcttctgtttggtcCACATGAACTCAG GGGACATTCCACCTGGAATTAGAAACACTATCTGCCTCCTGCAACACGGGAAgtgcagactttttttttgccattctggTGAGAGAAAGGGTGAAATTTGCTCTGATCCCTGGAATAGGTGCTGTATATCAACTGTTAAGGAAGAAGACAAAGGGAAGATGGTGGATCTGGAACTGAAAATGCTGAAAAATCTGAACCTCCCAAAGGACTAA
- the LOC124982621 gene encoding sperm-associated antigen 11B-like, whose amino-acid sequence MAQQFHPPLISLLLVALLFPGLPRALSVNYSGTEVPSDPKGGTPGRGADGSPVRHHHVKRLFEPRTPPYMEPEPAFKVVNCKKSEGFCQEYCNYLEIQVGYCSKKKDACCLHRN is encoded by the exons ATGGCTCAGCAGTTCCACCCTCCCCTCATCAGCCTTCTCCTTGTGGCCCTGCTGTTTCCAG GCTTGCCCAGAGCCCTCTCTGTTAACTACTCGGGCACTGAGGTTCCCAGTGACCCCAAGGGGGGCACTCCTGGACGAGGCGCAGATGGGTCTCCCGTGCGGCATCACCATGTAAAGCGTCTCTTTGAACCGCGAACTCCCCCTTATATGG AACCTGAACCAGCTTTCAAAGTTGTCAACTGCAAGAAAAGTGAGGGCTTCTGTCAAGAATATTGTAATTATTTGGAAATACAAGTAGGCTACTGCTCTAAAAAGAAAGATGCCTGCTGTTTACACAGGAACTGA